One Halobaculum sp. CBA1158 DNA segment encodes these proteins:
- the rnhB gene encoding ribonuclease HII has protein sequence MLGADEAGKGPVLGPMVAAAVRADPGAIPDAVDDSKRLSSGRREELDAALRGDDRVAVGVAVVSVERIDDPATDMNALTVAGQAEALARVAADGDRAVVDAGDVDEDRFARRVADAVADGGRDGDAGNEGGVAVDVTAEHGADESYPVVAAASVIAKVERDRIVAELDATYRDRGYDGVGSGYPSDPTTRAFLREYVDREGDVPGCARRSWSTCDDVLAAAEQSALGEF, from the coding sequence ATGCTCGGCGCGGACGAGGCGGGGAAGGGGCCGGTGCTGGGACCGATGGTCGCCGCCGCGGTCCGCGCCGATCCGGGGGCGATCCCCGACGCGGTCGACGACTCGAAGCGGCTCTCGTCGGGCAGGCGCGAGGAGCTCGACGCCGCCCTCCGCGGCGACGACCGCGTCGCGGTCGGCGTCGCCGTCGTGTCCGTCGAACGCATCGACGACCCCGCTACGGACATGAACGCCCTCACCGTCGCGGGGCAGGCGGAGGCGCTCGCCCGTGTCGCCGCCGACGGCGACCGCGCGGTCGTCGACGCCGGCGACGTGGACGAGGACCGATTCGCCCGCCGGGTCGCCGACGCGGTCGCGGACGGCGGTCGCGATGGGGACGCGGGGAACGAGGGCGGCGTCGCAGTCGACGTGACCGCCGAACACGGGGCCGACGAGTCGTACCCCGTCGTCGCCGCCGCGAGCGTGATCGCGAAGGTGGAACGCGACCGGATCGTCGCCGAGTTGGACGCGACCTACCGCGACCGCGGCTACGACGGCGTCGGCAGCGGCTACCCCTCGGACCCGACGACGCGGGCGTTCCTGCGGGAGTACGTCGACAGAGAGGGCGACGTGCCGGGGTGCGCACGCCGCTCGTGGAGCACCTGCGACGACGTGCTCGCGGCCGCCGAGCAGTCGGCGTTGGGGGAGTTCTGA
- a CDS encoding amidohydrolase family protein, translating to MSDADGDAVVVRGGTVHTQTERGTIEGNVLVVDGEIAAVGEVDAPADATEVDATGMEVTPGLIDAHSHAGMAEWAEPEDGDFNEGTSATTPHVNALDGFHPRDEELKGAFQNGVTTVSARMGSGNVIGGIICSMKTYGTVADRMLIAEDGMKAAMGENPKRFHGEREGRQPSTRPGVAATLREEFMATEDYLEAREHARENDEPFERDLGRENLARVLEGDLPLRVHAHRSDDIATVFRIAEEFGIDRLSIEHATEGHVIAEEFAERDVPAIVGPSFSSASKYELRNITFETPAILHEAGVTVAIQTDAPVLPQQHLDVCVGLAVREGFPEANALDAVTTNPAEILGIRDRVGDLAEGTDGDLVVWDGPFHEMGTRSQYVVVDGEVVFDRERDDVDPREEYAW from the coding sequence ATGAGCGACGCAGACGGCGACGCGGTCGTGGTTCGCGGCGGGACCGTGCACACGCAGACCGAGCGGGGAACGATCGAGGGCAACGTGCTCGTCGTCGACGGCGAGATCGCCGCCGTCGGCGAGGTCGACGCGCCCGCGGACGCGACCGAGGTCGACGCGACGGGGATGGAGGTCACTCCGGGCCTGATCGACGCCCACAGCCACGCCGGGATGGCCGAGTGGGCGGAGCCCGAGGACGGCGACTTCAACGAGGGGACGAGCGCGACGACGCCGCACGTCAACGCGCTCGACGGCTTCCATCCCCGCGACGAGGAGCTGAAGGGGGCGTTCCAGAACGGCGTCACCACGGTCTCCGCGCGGATGGGTTCGGGCAACGTGATCGGCGGGATCATCTGTTCGATGAAGACGTACGGCACAGTCGCCGACCGGATGCTGATCGCGGAAGACGGCATGAAGGCCGCGATGGGCGAGAACCCCAAGCGCTTCCACGGCGAGCGCGAGGGCCGTCAGCCCTCGACGCGCCCGGGCGTCGCCGCGACGCTGCGCGAGGAGTTCATGGCGACGGAGGACTACCTCGAGGCGCGCGAGCACGCCCGCGAGAACGACGAGCCGTTCGAGCGGGATCTGGGTCGGGAGAACCTCGCGCGCGTCCTCGAGGGAGACCTCCCGCTGCGGGTGCACGCCCACCGCTCGGACGACATCGCGACGGTGTTCCGCATCGCCGAGGAGTTCGGCATCGACCGGCTCTCGATCGAACACGCGACGGAGGGCCACGTGATCGCCGAGGAGTTCGCCGAGCGCGACGTGCCCGCGATCGTCGGCCCGTCGTTCTCCTCGGCCTCGAAGTACGAGCTCCGCAACATCACCTTCGAGACGCCGGCGATCCTCCACGAGGCGGGCGTCACGGTCGCCATCCAGACGGACGCGCCCGTGCTCCCCCAACAGCACCTCGACGTGTGCGTCGGGCTGGCGGTCCGCGAGGGGTTCCCCGAGGCGAACGCGCTCGACGCCGTGACGACCAACCCCGCGGAGATCCTCGGGATCCGCGACCGCGTCGGCGACCTCGCCGAGGGGACCGACGGCGACCTCGTCGTCTGGGACGGCCCGTTCCACGAGATGGGGACGCGGAGTCAGTACGTCGTGGTCGACGGCGAGGTCGTGTTCGACCGCGAGCGCGACGACGTGGACCCGAGAGAGGAGTACGCGTGGTGA
- a CDS encoding MFS transporter yields MTDASDTPDPGTDAVESDREIDAVESGSGTDDADSAPAYSESEVRTVVLSLVAGVFFGGMGGGVAFPTIPALGSVLGIAPLLVGVILSINRFTRLLMSTPAGSVLDRMGTRRPMIAGFAVQGLVPFGYLVGLSPPLGIPSSAVFLVSRAAWGIGSAFVFVGAFSTVTHVTTAANRGRWVGYMRGGQSLGFPTGLILGGIVTELYGYAEAFAVAGVAGLFAAAVAYRVLPNVSPDVGEKSRLRDVPTLVRADPRIGAVGAVNFTIRFLYAGVLLSTVVLYTEANDISLGGFAGTGTSGVVMAVSVLALSASNLAVGRLSDSLGRTTTVVPGLGVFAAGFALAALVPTARGVLVGVGLVGAGAGLAGPPLLAYLGDIAPDGDVGKLGGVYNVFGDLGSTLGPLVALPLAARIGLSGEYLACAGLVLVAIVIAATTLRDDSAAAVEAATADD; encoded by the coding sequence GTGACCGACGCATCCGACACGCCCGACCCCGGGACCGACGCCGTCGAATCTGATCGCGAGATCGATGCCGTCGAGTCAGGTTCTGGGACCGACGACGCCGATTCCGCCCCCGCGTACTCGGAGTCGGAGGTCCGCACCGTCGTCCTCAGCCTCGTCGCCGGCGTGTTCTTCGGCGGGATGGGCGGCGGCGTCGCGTTCCCGACGATCCCCGCGCTGGGGTCGGTGCTCGGGATCGCGCCGCTTCTCGTCGGGGTGATCCTCTCGATCAACCGGTTCACGCGCCTGCTCATGTCGACGCCGGCGGGGAGCGTGCTCGACCGGATGGGGACGCGCCGGCCGATGATCGCGGGGTTCGCCGTCCAGGGGCTGGTCCCGTTCGGCTACCTCGTCGGGCTGAGTCCCCCGCTCGGGATCCCGTCGTCCGCCGTGTTTCTCGTCTCGCGGGCGGCGTGGGGGATCGGCTCGGCGTTCGTGTTCGTCGGGGCGTTCTCCACGGTGACGCACGTGACCACCGCGGCGAACCGGGGCCGGTGGGTCGGGTACATGCGGGGCGGACAGAGCCTCGGGTTCCCGACGGGGCTGATCCTCGGTGGGATCGTCACCGAACTGTACGGCTACGCCGAGGCGTTCGCCGTCGCGGGGGTCGCGGGGCTGTTCGCGGCCGCCGTCGCCTACCGGGTGCTCCCGAACGTCTCGCCGGACGTGGGCGAGAAGAGCCGCCTCCGCGACGTGCCGACGCTGGTGCGCGCGGACCCGCGGATCGGCGCGGTCGGCGCGGTCAACTTCACGATCCGGTTCCTCTACGCCGGCGTCCTGCTGTCGACGGTCGTGCTGTACACCGAGGCGAACGACATCTCGCTGGGCGGCTTCGCCGGCACCGGGACCAGCGGGGTCGTGATGGCGGTGTCGGTGCTGGCGCTGTCGGCGTCGAACCTCGCGGTCGGCCGCCTCTCGGACAGCCTCGGCCGGACGACGACCGTCGTTCCGGGGCTGGGGGTGTTCGCCGCCGGCTTCGCGCTCGCGGCGCTCGTGCCGACCGCACGGGGCGTGCTCGTCGGCGTCGGTCTGGTCGGCGCGGGCGCGGGCCTCGCGGGACCGCCGCTTCTGGCGTACCTGGGCGACATCGCCCCCGACGGCGACGTGGGCAAACTCGGCGGCGTCTACAACGTCTTCGGCGACCTGGGCTCGACGCTCGGGCCGCTGGTGGCGCTCCCGCTGGCCGCTCGGATCGGGCTCTCCGGGGAGTACCTCGCCTGCGCCGGCCTCGTGCTCGTCGCCATCGTCATCGCGGCGACGACGCTGCGCGACGACTCCGCCGCCGCCGTCGAGGCCGCGACGGCCGACGACTGA
- a CDS encoding tRNA pseudouridine(54/55) synthase Pus10, whose product MTDSDAPADAGGDDAGSTEGGGVPNVLDAARDLLATGPLCDHCLGRPFAERSFGLGNHERGRGLRVAVALADDADYEPGDAGDCWVCEGVFERLDEFAERAADAVADYEFATYQVGTRVPPLAEENDRLLREDAGMDPDAGEPLRKELNREVGKRVGRVTGTEVDFDRPHVQFLLDVDADRVEATVNSAHVYGRYRKLERDIPQTEWPCSDCRGSGRQGREPCDTCDGSGYLYPESVEQLTAPVVEEVMEGVDSTFHGAGREDVDALMLGTGRPFVIEVDEPRRREVDVERLEADINAFADGKVEVEGLRRCAHDMVERVKELDATKRYRASVEFADDVADEDLADAVDALDGATIEQYTPNRVDHRRAAKTRTRVAHEVTADREDARHATVEVHGAGGLYIKELISGDEGRTEPSLAGLLGVDAAVTALDVLVVEGRDEPFEDSGFFLKDGRADGDGGEAGGDDDSDDGNGDEE is encoded by the coding sequence ATGACCGACTCCGACGCGCCCGCCGACGCCGGCGGCGACGACGCCGGTTCCACCGAGGGGGGCGGCGTCCCCAACGTTCTCGACGCCGCCCGCGACCTCCTGGCGACCGGCCCGCTGTGTGACCACTGCCTGGGCCGCCCGTTCGCCGAGCGCTCGTTCGGCCTCGGCAACCACGAGCGCGGCCGCGGCCTCCGCGTCGCCGTCGCGCTCGCGGACGACGCGGACTACGAACCCGGGGACGCCGGCGACTGCTGGGTGTGCGAGGGCGTCTTCGAGCGCCTCGACGAGTTCGCCGAGCGCGCCGCCGACGCCGTCGCCGACTACGAGTTCGCCACCTACCAGGTCGGCACCCGGGTGCCGCCGCTGGCCGAGGAGAACGACCGTCTCCTGCGCGAGGACGCCGGGATGGACCCCGATGCGGGCGAGCCGCTGCGCAAGGAACTCAACAGGGAGGTCGGCAAGCGCGTCGGGCGGGTCACCGGCACCGAGGTCGACTTCGACCGCCCGCACGTCCAGTTCCTCCTCGACGTGGACGCCGACCGCGTCGAGGCGACCGTCAACTCCGCGCACGTGTACGGCCGCTACCGGAAGCTGGAGCGGGACATCCCCCAGACGGAGTGGCCATGCTCGGACTGCCGCGGCTCGGGCCGGCAGGGCCGCGAGCCGTGTGACACCTGCGACGGCTCCGGGTATCTGTACCCCGAGAGCGTCGAGCAGTTGACCGCCCCCGTCGTCGAGGAGGTCATGGAGGGCGTCGACTCCACCTTCCATGGCGCGGGCCGCGAGGACGTGGACGCGCTGATGCTCGGTACCGGCCGCCCGTTCGTGATCGAGGTGGACGAACCGCGCCGCCGCGAGGTCGACGTCGAGCGTCTGGAGGCCGACATCAACGCTTTCGCCGACGGAAAGGTCGAGGTCGAGGGGCTCCGACGCTGCGCTCACGACATGGTCGAGCGGGTGAAGGAACTCGACGCGACCAAGCGCTACCGCGCGAGCGTCGAGTTCGCGGACGACGTGGCTGACGAGGACCTGGCCGACGCCGTCGACGCCCTCGACGGCGCGACGATCGAACAGTACACCCCCAACCGCGTCGACCACCGCCGCGCCGCGAAGACCCGCACCCGCGTCGCCCACGAGGTGACCGCCGACCGCGAGGACGCGCGCCACGCGACAGTCGAGGTCCACGGCGCGGGCGGCCTCTACATCAAGGAGCTGATCTCCGGCGACGAGGGGCGGACCGAACCCAGCCTCGCGGGCCTGCTCGGCGTCGACGCCGCGGTGACGGCGCTGGACGTGCTCGTCGTCGAGGGGCGCGACGAGCCGTTCGAGGACTCCGGCTTCTTCCTGAAGGACGGTCGCGCGGACGGCGACGGCGGCGAAGCCGGCGGCGACGACGACAGCGACGACGGGAACGGAGACGAGGAGTAG
- a CDS encoding DUF2250 domain-containing protein — translation MPEPTSLSDADERVLRHLSGTGVDYPALVAANTGLHIPLVERRLATMEERGFVEAATGERIYRITDAGTAALSDGSPTATEERVVEESPTAADGGEPIDLE, via the coding sequence ATGCCCGAGCCAACGAGCCTCTCGGACGCCGACGAGCGAGTGCTACGCCACCTGAGCGGGACGGGCGTGGACTACCCCGCGCTCGTCGCCGCCAACACCGGTCTCCACATCCCGCTCGTGGAGCGTCGGCTGGCGACCATGGAGGAGCGCGGGTTCGTCGAGGCGGCCACGGGCGAGCGGATCTACCGGATCACCGACGCCGGAACCGCGGCGCTCTCGGACGGCTCCCCCACCGCGACCGAGGAGCGCGTCGTCGAGGAGTCCCCCACGGCCGCCGACGGCGGCGAGCCGATCGACCTGGAGTGA
- a CDS encoding M28 family metallopeptidase has product MRLSNAAVGDARTSDFSWDVLTDLVDVGSRMAGQAGEREGAAVVRDALEEGGARNARLEEFEIPGWWRGSSSLTVHEPHERVHDGQQDVLALPGCPAGEVTGRVVDVGDGGYEAFEAKADELEGAIAMASSATPEEADRWIHRMEKYVNAADHGASAFVFRNHIEGSVPPTGEVGYHERPGPIPAVGVSREVGERLARYAEEGCEATVSVECRNEPTTSVNVEAAVGPDTDEHVLVTAHVDAHDIADGANDNGAGSALVAEVGRLLARDDVDLDTRVRLVTFGSEEIGLWGAYHCAETTDLDDTKCVVNLDGACSSRNLRLGTNGFESVAAAFEATTDDLAATLSTDDTISPHGDQWAFVQEGVPAVMTSTTSEQSGRGWGHTHADTLDKLDPRDLREVGLQVAEAVVRLAADGVETPGRSRAEMREAIDEGYEQELRMGGRWPYDDG; this is encoded by the coding sequence ATGCGACTGTCGAACGCGGCCGTCGGCGACGCGCGCACGAGCGACTTCTCGTGGGACGTGCTCACCGACCTCGTGGACGTGGGGAGTCGAATGGCGGGTCAGGCGGGCGAGCGGGAGGGCGCGGCGGTCGTCCGCGACGCCCTCGAGGAGGGGGGCGCTCGAAACGCCCGGCTCGAGGAGTTCGAGATCCCGGGATGGTGGCGCGGGTCGTCGTCGCTGACGGTCCACGAGCCCCACGAGCGGGTCCACGACGGACAACAGGACGTGCTCGCGCTGCCGGGGTGTCCCGCCGGCGAGGTGACGGGCCGCGTCGTCGACGTGGGCGACGGCGGCTACGAGGCGTTCGAGGCAAAGGCCGACGAACTCGAGGGAGCGATCGCGATGGCGTCGTCGGCGACTCCCGAGGAGGCCGACCGCTGGATCCACCGGATGGAGAAGTACGTCAACGCCGCCGATCACGGCGCGAGCGCGTTCGTCTTCCGCAACCACATCGAGGGGTCGGTGCCGCCGACCGGCGAGGTCGGCTACCACGAGCGCCCCGGGCCGATCCCGGCAGTCGGCGTCTCCCGTGAGGTCGGCGAGCGCCTCGCGCGCTACGCCGAGGAGGGCTGTGAGGCGACCGTCTCCGTCGAGTGTCGGAACGAGCCGACGACCTCGGTGAACGTCGAGGCGGCGGTCGGCCCCGACACCGACGAGCACGTGCTCGTCACCGCCCACGTCGACGCCCACGACATCGCCGACGGGGCCAACGACAACGGCGCGGGCTCGGCGCTCGTCGCGGAGGTGGGTCGCCTGCTCGCCCGCGACGACGTGGACCTCGACACCCGGGTTCGACTGGTCACGTTCGGCTCCGAAGAGATCGGGCTGTGGGGCGCATATCACTGCGCGGAGACGACCGACCTGGACGACACGAAGTGCGTCGTCAACCTCGACGGCGCGTGTAGCTCCCGGAACCTCCGACTCGGCACCAACGGCTTCGAGTCGGTCGCCGCCGCGTTCGAGGCGACGACCGACGACCTGGCGGCGACGCTGTCGACGGACGACACCATCTCCCCGCACGGCGACCAGTGGGCGTTCGTCCAGGAGGGCGTCCCCGCCGTGATGACCTCGACCACCTCCGAGCAGTCGGGGCGCGGGTGGGGACACACCCACGCGGACACGCTGGACAAACTCGACCCCCGGGACCTGCGCGAGGTCGGACTCCAGGTCGCGGAGGCGGTCGTCCGCCTCGCCGCCGACGGCGTCGAGACGCCCGGACGGAGTCGCGCCGAGATGCGCGAGGCGATCGACGAGGGGTACGAACAGGAGCTTCGGATGGGCGGGCGCTGGCCCTACGACGACGGCTGA
- a CDS encoding preprotein translocase subunit SecD — MSAWETIKGNWRVVLLAFMLVLSSLFLFAPAFEPQEGPAAQETATNIQYGLQLSGGTRVRAPLHGVTAEEVQFGEQSTADVERAVADELPDADSSDVIARYQTNTSGTVELVAENGTQEGLSAALDDAGYEYDTVRDGVTETTREDTVDVLTSKINAAGLSGGSVRTVQTIGGENFVLIEVPNDDRSEVIELVNSRGTVQIAAYHQVTRNNTTEYVNTTVIRQEDFQTVGTAQQGEQGPGPNVPVSVQQSEAERVQRLFVETGVAGQGGTECTYGQENGPDTTDPCILVIRDGQVVSSFGMNPNLAQSMQDGEWAEDPQFILVTGSFERAQQVSVDLRAGALPAGLALDEGSATSISAAQGDDFKRDSLIIGVLAVFTVAGVVFLRYGDPKVAAPMVVTALSEVVVLLGFAAFIRYPLDLSVIAGFIAVIGTGVDDLVIIADEVMAQGDVNSRKVFQSRFRKAFWVIGAAAATTIVAMSPLAFLSLGDLQGFAIFTILGVLVGVLITRPAYGDILRALLTDR; from the coding sequence ATGAGCGCGTGGGAGACGATCAAGGGCAACTGGCGGGTCGTCCTGCTGGCGTTCATGCTCGTGCTCTCGTCGCTGTTCCTGTTCGCCCCGGCGTTCGAGCCCCAGGAGGGACCGGCCGCCCAGGAGACGGCGACGAACATCCAGTACGGGCTACAGCTGTCCGGCGGCACGCGGGTTCGCGCGCCGCTTCACGGCGTCACCGCCGAGGAGGTGCAGTTCGGCGAGCAAAGCACCGCCGACGTGGAGCGCGCGGTCGCAGACGAGCTACCGGACGCCGACAGCTCCGACGTGATCGCCAGGTACCAGACGAACACCAGCGGCACCGTCGAGCTGGTGGCCGAGAACGGCACCCAGGAGGGGCTTTCGGCCGCACTCGACGACGCCGGCTACGAGTACGACACCGTCCGCGACGGCGTCACGGAGACGACCCGCGAGGACACAGTCGACGTGTTGACCTCGAAGATCAACGCCGCCGGACTCTCCGGCGGAAGCGTTCGGACGGTCCAGACGATAGGCGGGGAGAACTTCGTCCTCATCGAGGTGCCCAACGACGACCGCAGCGAGGTGATCGAGCTCGTCAACTCCCGCGGGACCGTCCAGATCGCGGCGTACCACCAGGTCACCCGGAACAACACGACCGAGTACGTGAACACGACAGTCATCCGGCAGGAGGACTTCCAGACGGTCGGCACCGCACAGCAGGGCGAGCAGGGCCCCGGTCCGAATGTCCCCGTCTCCGTCCAGCAAAGCGAGGCCGAGCGCGTCCAGCGGCTGTTCGTCGAGACCGGCGTCGCCGGGCAGGGCGGCACCGAGTGCACGTACGGCCAGGAGAACGGGCCGGACACCACCGACCCGTGTATCCTGGTCATTCGCGACGGACAGGTCGTCTCCTCGTTCGGAATGAACCCCAACCTCGCGCAGTCGATGCAGGACGGCGAGTGGGCCGAGGACCCGCAGTTCATCCTCGTCACGGGCTCCTTCGAGCGCGCACAGCAGGTCTCGGTCGACCTGCGCGCCGGCGCGCTCCCGGCCGGCCTCGCGCTCGACGAGGGAAGCGCGACCTCCATCAGCGCCGCCCAGGGTGACGACTTCAAGCGCGACTCGCTGATCATCGGCGTGCTCGCGGTGTTCACGGTCGCCGGCGTCGTCTTCCTCCGCTACGGCGACCCGAAGGTCGCCGCGCCGATGGTGGTGACGGCGCTGTCCGAGGTGGTCGTCCTCCTCGGGTTCGCAGCGTTCATCAGGTACCCGCTGGACCTGTCGGTCATCGCGGGATTCATCGCCGTCATCGGGACCGGGGTCGACGACCTGGTGATCATCGCCGACGAGGTGATGGCCCAGGGCGACGTGAACTCCCGGAAGGTGTTCCAGTCACGCTTCCGCAAGGCGTTCTGGGTCATCGGCGCGGCCGCCGCGACGACCATCGTCGCCATGTCGCCGCTGGCGTTCCTCTCGCTGGGCGACCTCCAGGGCTTCGCCATCTTCACGATCCTCGGCGTGCTCGTCGGGGTGCTCATCACCCGGCCCGCCTACGGCGACATCCTCCGCGCGCTGCTGACGGACCGCTGA